From one Pseudomonas sp. B21-048 genomic stretch:
- the trxA gene encoding thioredoxin TrxA: protein MSSDLIKHVTDANFEEEVLKAAGPVLVDYWAEWCGPCKMIAPVLDEIAGTYAGKLTVAKLNIDENQETPAKHGVRGIPTLMLFKNGNVEATKVGALSKSQLAAFLDANI from the coding sequence ATGAGCAGCGATCTTATCAAGCACGTCACCGACGCTAACTTCGAAGAAGAAGTACTGAAGGCTGCTGGCCCTGTGCTTGTTGACTACTGGGCTGAGTGGTGCGGCCCTTGCAAAATGATCGCCCCGGTTTTGGACGAGATCGCTGGCACCTACGCTGGCAAGCTGACCGTTGCCAAGCTGAACATCGACGAAAACCAGGAAACCCCGGCCAAGCATGGCGTGCGTGGTATCCCGACGCTGATGCTGTTCAAGAACGGCAACGTCGAAGCCACCAAGGTTGGCGCGCTGTCGAAGTCGCAACTGGCTGCTTTCCTCGACGCCAACATCTAA
- a CDS encoding FadR/GntR family transcriptional regulator: MNSISRAVPEVALQAIRKLITEQGFGAGDALPSQRDLAVQLGVSRASLREALSSLSALGVISIQPGKGVFVQSPVDLPRGDAAPGWPFAAQASPLDIFQLRYALEGFAAGLAAVTLSTDELDALEDNVAAMRNELRAADFEAAARLDFEFHRRILLASGNQAMLSILTASADIFLESQKLPFIRAERAMETWQEHRKILRALARRASGAAQKAMQEHVRNAALRTGIAFVAPATS; the protein is encoded by the coding sequence ATGAACTCGATCTCCCGCGCCGTACCTGAAGTGGCGCTGCAAGCCATCCGCAAACTGATCACCGAGCAAGGCTTCGGGGCGGGGGATGCCTTGCCTTCGCAACGGGATCTGGCGGTGCAATTGGGGGTCAGTCGGGCGTCATTGCGTGAGGCGTTATCGTCCCTGAGTGCGCTGGGCGTGATCAGTATCCAGCCAGGCAAGGGCGTGTTCGTGCAGTCACCGGTCGATCTGCCCCGTGGCGATGCGGCGCCGGGCTGGCCGTTCGCGGCCCAGGCATCTCCGCTGGACATCTTTCAGTTGCGCTACGCGCTGGAAGGTTTTGCCGCCGGGCTGGCGGCCGTGACCCTGAGCACCGATGAGCTCGATGCCCTGGAAGACAATGTCGCCGCCATGCGCAATGAACTGCGCGCCGCCGACTTCGAGGCGGCGGCGCGACTGGATTTCGAGTTTCACCGACGCATCCTCCTGGCCAGTGGCAATCAGGCGATGCTGAGCATTCTGACGGCCAGCGCCGACATCTTCCTGGAGAGCCAGAAGCTACCGTTCATCCGGGCCGAACGGGCGATGGAAACCTGGCAGGAGCACCGCAAAATCCTCCGTGCGCTGGCGCGTCGGGCCTCTGGCGCCGCGCAGAAGGCCATGCAAGAGCATGTGCGCAACGCCGCCCTGCGTACCGGAATCGCTTTCGTCGCTCCCGCCACCTCATGA
- a CDS encoding transporter substrate-binding domain-containing protein: protein MTMRYSVLIKALFASLMLSQAPAHADGLEDVVKRGTLKVAVPQDFPPFGSVGPDMKPRGLDIDTAKLLADQLKVKLELTPVNSTNRIPFLTTGKVDLVISSLGKNPEREKVIDFSRAYAPFYLAVFGPPDAAIKSLDDLKGKTISVTRGAIEDIELTKVAPEGATIKRFEDNNSTIAAYLAGQVDLIASGNVVMVAISEKNPKRVPALKVKLKDSPVYVGVNKNESALLGKVNDILTSAKADGALEKNSQTWLKEPLPADL, encoded by the coding sequence ATGACCATGCGTTACAGCGTCCTCATCAAAGCCCTGTTCGCCAGCCTGATGCTGAGCCAGGCACCCGCCCACGCCGACGGTCTGGAGGATGTGGTCAAGCGCGGTACCCTCAAGGTCGCCGTGCCGCAGGACTTCCCGCCGTTCGGTTCGGTCGGCCCGGACATGAAACCTCGCGGCCTGGACATCGACACCGCCAAACTGCTGGCCGACCAACTCAAGGTCAAACTCGAGCTGACCCCGGTCAACAGCACCAACCGCATCCCGTTCCTGACCACCGGCAAAGTCGACCTGGTGATTTCCAGCCTCGGCAAAAACCCTGAGCGCGAAAAAGTCATCGACTTCTCCCGTGCCTACGCACCGTTCTACCTCGCCGTGTTCGGTCCGCCAGACGCCGCCATCAAGAGCCTGGATGATCTCAAGGGCAAAACCATCAGCGTCACCCGTGGCGCCATCGAAGACATCGAGCTGACCAAAGTCGCCCCCGAAGGCGCGACCATCAAACGCTTCGAAGACAACAACTCGACGATCGCCGCTTACCTCGCCGGCCAAGTCGACCTGATCGCCAGCGGTAACGTGGTGATGGTGGCAATCAGTGAGAAAAACCCGAAACGCGTGCCGGCGCTGAAAGTGAAACTCAAGGACTCGCCGGTTTACGTTGGCGTGAACAAGAACGAGTCGGCGCTGCTGGGCAAGGTCAACGACATCCTCACCTCGGCCAAGGCTGACGGTGCGTTGGAAAAGAACTCGCAAACCTGGCTGAAAGAGCCGCTGCCGGCCGATCTCTGA
- a CDS encoding amino acid ABC transporter permease yields MAYQFDFLPVVENTDLLLRGALFTLELTAIGAVLGVGLGIVGALVRAWNIRPFAGIFGVYVELIRNTPFLVQLFFIFFGLPSLGLQISEWQAAVLAMVINLGAYSTEIIRAGIQAIPRGQLEAAAALAMTRSEAFRHVVLLPALGKVWPALSSQIIIVMLGSAVCSQIATEELSFAANFIQSRNFRAFETYALTTLVYLCMALLIRQLLNWIGRRYIARSSSQ; encoded by the coding sequence ATGGCTTATCAGTTCGATTTCTTGCCGGTGGTGGAAAACACCGACCTGCTGCTGCGCGGTGCGCTGTTCACCCTTGAGTTGACAGCCATTGGCGCGGTGCTCGGGGTCGGTCTGGGTATCGTCGGGGCACTGGTGCGGGCGTGGAACATCCGCCCGTTCGCCGGCATTTTCGGGGTTTACGTCGAGTTGATCCGCAACACGCCATTCCTGGTGCAGTTGTTTTTCATCTTCTTCGGTTTGCCGTCGCTGGGCCTGCAGATTTCCGAATGGCAGGCGGCGGTGCTGGCGATGGTGATCAACCTGGGCGCCTATTCGACCGAGATCATCCGTGCCGGCATTCAAGCGATCCCCCGCGGGCAGCTGGAAGCCGCAGCCGCCTTGGCGATGACGCGCTCCGAAGCCTTCCGCCACGTGGTTCTGTTGCCGGCGCTGGGCAAGGTCTGGCCGGCCCTGAGCAGCCAGATCATCATCGTGATGCTCGGCTCGGCGGTCTGTTCGCAGATTGCCACCGAAGAGCTGAGCTTCGCCGCCAACTTCATTCAATCGCGCAACTTCCGCGCCTTTGAAACCTATGCCCTGACCACGCTGGTCTACCTGTGCATGGCGCTGTTGATCCGCCAATTGCTGAACTGGATCGGCCGGCGCTACATAGCAAGGAGCAGCAGCCAATGA
- a CDS encoding amino acid ABC transporter permease — protein sequence MSDFTFWDILRNLLTGLQWTLALSLVAFIGGGLIGLLIMVMRISKKSLPSHFARTYIELFQGTPLLMQLFLVFFGVALAGVEISPWMAAAIALTLFTSAYLAEIWRGCVDSIPNGQWEASSSLALNPLEQLRYVILPQALRIAVAPTVGFSVQVVKGTAVTSIIGFTELTKTGGMLANATFEPFMVYGLVALGYFLLCYPLSLSARYLERRLHASA from the coding sequence ATGAGCGATTTCACCTTCTGGGACATCCTGCGCAACCTGCTCACGGGCCTGCAATGGACCCTGGCCTTGTCGCTGGTGGCGTTTATCGGCGGCGGGCTGATCGGTTTGTTGATCATGGTGATGCGGATTTCAAAAAAATCCCTCCCCAGCCACTTCGCCCGCACCTACATCGAACTGTTCCAGGGCACGCCGCTATTGATGCAGCTGTTTCTGGTGTTCTTCGGTGTGGCGTTGGCCGGGGTAGAAATTTCACCGTGGATGGCGGCGGCGATTGCCTTGACGCTGTTCACCAGCGCTTATCTGGCGGAGATCTGGCGCGGTTGCGTCGACTCGATCCCTAATGGCCAGTGGGAAGCCTCGTCGAGCCTGGCGCTCAATCCGCTGGAGCAACTGCGCTACGTGATCCTGCCGCAAGCCCTGCGCATCGCCGTGGCGCCAACCGTGGGCTTCTCGGTGCAAGTGGTCAAAGGCACCGCCGTCACCTCGATCATCGGCTTCACCGAACTGACCAAGACCGGCGGCATGCTCGCCAACGCGACCTTCGAGCCCTTCATGGTCTACGGCCTGGTGGCGCTCGGTTACTTCCTGCTCTGCTACCCCTTGTCCCTCAGCGCGCGCTACCTGGAAAGGAGACTGCATGCCTCTGCTTAG
- a CDS encoding amino acid ABC transporter ATP-binding protein encodes MPLLRISALHKYYGDHHVLKGINLSVDEGQVVAIIGRSGSGKSTLLRTLNGLESINDGVIEVDGEYLDAARADLRSLRQKVGMVFQQFNLFPHLTVGENVMLAPQVVQKVPKAKAAELARQMLERVGLGEKFDAFPDRLSGGQQQRVAIARALAMSPKVLLCDEITSALDPELVNEVLNVVRQLAKEGMTLIMVTHEMRFAREVGDKLVFMHHGKVHEVGDPKILFANPQTAELANFIGTVEHAN; translated from the coding sequence ATGCCTCTGCTTAGAATTTCCGCCCTGCATAAATATTACGGCGACCACCATGTGCTCAAAGGCATCAACCTGAGCGTCGATGAAGGTCAGGTGGTGGCGATCATCGGCCGCAGCGGTTCGGGCAAATCCACCTTGTTGCGCACCCTTAACGGTCTGGAATCGATCAATGACGGCGTGATCGAAGTCGATGGCGAATACCTCGACGCCGCCCGCGCCGACCTGCGTAGCCTGCGGCAGAAAGTCGGGATGGTGTTCCAGCAGTTCAACCTGTTCCCACACCTGACCGTGGGCGAAAACGTCATGCTCGCGCCGCAAGTGGTGCAGAAAGTGCCGAAAGCCAAAGCCGCCGAACTGGCGCGACAGATGCTGGAACGGGTCGGGCTGGGGGAGAAGTTTGATGCGTTCCCGGATCGATTGTCCGGCGGCCAGCAACAGCGGGTGGCGATTGCTCGTGCCTTGGCGATGTCGCCGAAGGTGTTGTTATGCGACGAGATCACCTCGGCGCTGGACCCGGAACTGGTCAACGAAGTGCTCAACGTGGTCCGGCAACTGGCCAAGGAGGGCATGACACTGATCATGGTCACCCATGAAATGCGCTTTGCCCGGGAGGTTGGGGACAAATTGGTGTTCATGCACCATGGCAAGGTGCATGAGGTGGGGGATCCGAAGATTCTGTTTGCCAACCCGCAGACGGCGGAGCTGGCGAATTTCATTGGGACGGTTGAACACGCCAACTGA
- the ppx gene encoding exopolyphosphatase — protein sequence MPQSQAKNLSLIAAIDLGSNSFHMVVAKAQNDEIRILERLGEKVQLAAGIDEERQLSEESMQRGLDCLKRFAQLISGMPPGAVRIVGTNALREARNRGEFIRRAEEILGHPVEVISGREEARLIYLGVSHTLADTPGKRLVADIGGGSTEFIIGQRFEPLLRESLQMGCVSFTQRYFKDGKITPARYAQAYTAARLEIMSIEHALHRLTWDEAIGSSGTIRAIGLALKAGGHGTGEVNAEGLAWLKRKLFKLGDAEKIDFEGIKPDRRAIFPAGLAILEAIFDALELQRMDHCEGALREGVLYDLLGRHHHEDVRERTLSSLMERYHVDLEQAVRVERKALHAFDQVAEDWQLDDGVWRELLSWAAKVHEVGLDIAHYQYHKHGAYLIEHSDLAGFSREDQQMLALLVRGHRRNIPKDKFAEFGDDGIKLIRLCALLRFAILFHHIRGTQEMPQVVLHANGDSLDVLFPEHWLEDNQLTQADFALEAEWLTRVGFVLNVR from the coding sequence ATGCCGCAATCCCAAGCCAAGAATCTGTCCCTGATCGCCGCAATCGACCTGGGCTCCAACAGCTTTCACATGGTCGTGGCCAAGGCCCAGAATGACGAAATCCGTATTCTCGAACGTCTCGGGGAGAAGGTTCAGTTGGCCGCCGGCATCGACGAAGAGCGTCAACTCAGCGAAGAATCCATGCAGCGCGGGCTCGATTGCCTGAAGCGTTTCGCCCAACTGATCAGCGGTATGCCGCCCGGCGCCGTGCGGATCGTCGGCACCAACGCCCTGCGCGAAGCCCGTAACCGCGGCGAATTCATCCGTCGCGCCGAAGAAATTCTCGGCCATCCGGTAGAAGTCATCTCCGGCCGAGAAGAAGCGCGCCTGATTTACCTCGGCGTCTCCCACACCCTCGCCGACACGCCGGGCAAGCGCCTGGTGGCCGATATCGGTGGCGGCAGTACTGAATTCATCATCGGGCAGAGATTCGAGCCATTGTTGCGCGAAAGCCTGCAAATGGGCTGCGTGAGCTTCACTCAGCGCTATTTCAAGGACGGCAAGATTACGCCGGCCCGTTACGCCCAGGCGTACACCGCTGCGCGGCTGGAGATCATGAGCATCGAACACGCTCTGCACCGCCTGACTTGGGATGAAGCCATCGGCTCCTCGGGCACCATTCGCGCCATCGGCCTGGCGCTGAAGGCCGGCGGGCATGGCACTGGCGAAGTGAATGCCGAAGGCCTGGCCTGGCTCAAGCGCAAGCTGTTCAAACTCGGCGACGCCGAGAAAATCGATTTCGAAGGCATCAAGCCCGACCGCCGGGCGATCTTCCCCGCCGGGTTGGCGATTCTCGAAGCGATCTTCGATGCCCTCGAACTGCAACGCATGGATCACTGTGAAGGTGCCCTGCGCGAAGGCGTGCTCTATGACCTGCTGGGCCGTCATCATCACGAAGACGTCCGTGAGCGCACACTCAGCTCGCTGATGGAGCGTTACCACGTCGACCTGGAACAAGCCGTGCGGGTCGAACGCAAGGCGCTGCATGCCTTCGATCAGGTGGCCGAGGATTGGCAGCTGGATGACGGTGTCTGGCGCGAACTGCTGAGCTGGGCGGCCAAGGTCCATGAAGTGGGCCTGGACATCGCGCACTATCAGTACCACAAGCACGGCGCCTATCTGATCGAGCACTCGGACCTGGCCGGATTCTCCCGCGAAGACCAGCAAATGCTCGCGCTGCTGGTGCGCGGCCATCGACGCAATATTCCCAAGGACAAGTTCGCCGAATTCGGCGACGACGGCATCAAACTGATTCGCCTGTGCGCGCTGCTGCGTTTTGCGATTCTGTTCCATCACATCCGCGGCACCCAGGAAATGCCACAAGTGGTGCTGCACGCCAACGGCGACAGCCTGGATGTGTTATTCCCGGAACACTGGCTGGAGGACAACCAGCTGACCCAGGCCGATTTCGCCCTGGAAGCGGAATGGCTGACCCGCGTCGGCTTCGTGCTGAACGTGCGCTAA
- the ppk1 gene encoding polyphosphate kinase 1 → MNTEGLTEVAVKDAQPVVEQIAETPPELEPAPPAVVAEPAVAAPAIAIPGLDDSSLYIHRELSQLQFNIRVLEQALDESYPLLERLKFLLIFSSNLDEFFEIRVAGLKKQITFAREQAGADGLQPHQALARISELVHGHVDRQYAILNDILLPELEKHQVRFIRRRYWTTKLKTWVRRYFRDEIAPIITPIGLDPTHPFPLLVNKSLNFIVELEGIDAFGRDSGLAIIPAPRLLPRIIKVPEEVGGQGDNYVFLSSMIHAHADDLFQGMKVKGCYQFRLTRNADLAVDTEDVEDLARALRGELFSRRYGDAVRLEVADTCPKHLSDYLLKQFNLHETELYQVNGPVNLTRLFSITGLDSHPELQYTPFTPQIPKLLQNSENIFSVISKQDILLLHPFESFTPVVDLLRQAAKDPHVLAVRQTLYRSGANSEIVDALVDAARNGKEVTAVIELRARFDEESNLQLASRLQAAGAVVIYGVVGFKTHAKMMLILRREAGEIVRYAHLGTGNYHAANARLYTDYSLLTSDDALCEDVGKLFSQLIGMGKTLRMKKLLHAPFTLKKGMLDMIARETQFALDGKPAHIIAKFNSLTDPKVIRALYKASQSGVRIDLVVRGMCCLRPGIAGVSHNIHVRSIIGRFLEHTRVFYFLNGGEEQMFLSSADWMERNLDKRVETCFPVEGKKLILRVKKELELYLTDNTHSWSLQADGRYIRNTPTGNQNPRSAQATLLERLGSPILAVR, encoded by the coding sequence ATGAATACCGAAGGACTCACTGAAGTTGCCGTAAAAGACGCTCAACCTGTGGTGGAGCAAATCGCCGAAACCCCGCCGGAGCTGGAGCCTGCTCCACCCGCGGTGGTGGCCGAGCCCGCTGTGGCGGCGCCAGCGATTGCCATTCCCGGTCTGGATGACAGCAGCCTGTACATCCATCGTGAGCTCTCGCAACTGCAGTTCAACATTCGCGTGCTGGAACAGGCGCTGGATGAGTCCTACCCATTGCTGGAGCGGCTGAAGTTTCTGCTGATTTTCTCCAGCAACCTGGACGAATTCTTCGAGATTCGGGTGGCCGGCCTGAAGAAGCAGATCACCTTCGCCCGTGAGCAGGCCGGCGCCGATGGCCTGCAACCGCACCAGGCCCTGGCTCGCATCAGCGAATTGGTGCACGGCCACGTCGATCGCCAATACGCGATCCTCAACGACATTCTGTTGCCGGAACTGGAAAAACATCAGGTCCGCTTCATTCGTCGTCGCTACTGGACCACCAAGCTCAAGACCTGGGTTCGCCGTTATTTTCGCGACGAGATCGCGCCGATCATCACCCCGATCGGCCTCGACCCGACGCACCCGTTTCCGTTGTTGGTGAACAAGAGCCTGAACTTCATCGTCGAACTCGAAGGCATCGATGCCTTCGGTCGCGACTCCGGTCTGGCGATCATCCCGGCACCGCGCCTGCTGCCCCGGATCATCAAGGTTCCGGAAGAAGTGGGTGGCCAAGGCGATAATTACGTGTTCCTGTCGTCGATGATCCACGCCCACGCCGATGACCTGTTCCAAGGCATGAAGGTCAAGGGCTGCTACCAGTTCCGCCTGACCCGAAACGCCGACCTTGCGGTCGATACCGAAGACGTCGAAGACCTGGCGCGCGCCCTGCGCGGCGAGTTGTTCTCCCGTCGCTACGGTGACGCGGTGCGGCTGGAAGTGGCCGACACCTGCCCGAAACACCTGTCCGATTACCTGCTCAAGCAGTTCAACCTGCACGAGACCGAGTTGTATCAGGTCAACGGTCCGGTGAACCTGACCCGGCTGTTCAGCATCACTGGTCTGGACAGTCATCCGGAGCTGCAATACACCCCCTTCACCCCCCAGATCCCGAAACTGCTGCAAAACAGCGAGAACATTTTCAGTGTGATCAGCAAGCAGGACATCCTGCTGCTGCACCCGTTCGAGTCGTTCACCCCGGTGGTCGACTTGCTGCGCCAGGCGGCCAAGGATCCGCATGTGTTGGCGGTTCGTCAGACGTTGTATCGCAGCGGCGCCAACTCGGAGATCGTCGATGCGCTGGTGGACGCGGCGCGTAACGGCAAGGAAGTGACGGCGGTAATCGAATTGCGCGCGCGGTTCGACGAGGAATCCAACCTGCAACTGGCCAGCCGTCTGCAAGCGGCCGGTGCGGTGGTGATTTACGGCGTGGTCGGTTTCAAGACCCACGCCAAGATGATGCTGATTTTGCGCCGCGAAGCGGGCGAGATTGTCCGTTACGCTCACTTGGGTACCGGCAACTACCACGCGGCCAACGCTCGTCTGTACACCGACTACAGCCTGCTGACTTCCGACGATGCCTTGTGCGAAGACGTCGGCAAACTGTTCAGCCAGTTGATCGGCATGGGTAAAACCCTGCGCATGAAGAAACTGCTGCACGCGCCGTTCACGTTGAAGAAGGGCATGCTCGACATGATTGCCCGGGAGACGCAGTTCGCCCTCGACGGCAAACCGGCGCACATCATCGCCAAGTTCAACTCGCTGACCGATCCGAAAGTCATCCGCGCGTTGTACAAGGCCAGTCAGTCCGGTGTGCGTATCGATCTGGTGGTGCGCGGCATGTGCTGTCTGCGACCGGGTATCGCCGGCGTATCCCACAACATCCACGTGCGCTCGATCATCGGTCGCTTCCTGGAGCACACCCGGGTCTTCTACTTCCTGAACGGCGGTGAAGAGCAGATGTTCCTGTCCAGTGCCGACTGGATGGAGCGCAACCTCGACAAGCGCGTCGAGACTTGCTTCCCGGTCGAGGGCAAGAAGCTGATTTTGCGGGTCAAGAAAGAGCTGGAGCTTTATCTGACCGATAACACCCACAGCTGGAGCCTGCAGGCGGACGGTCGCTACATCCGCAACACACCGACCGGCAACCAGAACCCGCGCAGTGCCCAGGCAACCTTGCTTGAGCGTTTGGGCAGCCCGATTCTGGCTGTGCGTTAA
- the hemB gene encoding porphobilinogen synthase, with protein sequence MSFTPANRLFPATRLRRNRRDDFSRRLVRENVLTADDLILPVFVLDGENRREAVASMPGVERLTIDLLLEEAAKWVELGIPALALFPVTPPELKSLDAAEAWNPNGIAQRATRALRDRFPELGVITDVALDPFTTHGQDGILDEEGYVQNDITVDALVKQALSHAEAGAQVVAPSDMMDGRIQAIREALELADHVNVRIMAYSAKYASAYYGPFRDAVGSALNLGKANKASYQMDPANSNEALHEVAADLSEGADMVMVKPGMPYLDILYRVKKEFKVPTFVYQVSGEYAMHMAAIQNGWLSEGVILESLTAFKRAGADGILTYFAVRAAQLLREQK encoded by the coding sequence GTGAGCTTCACCCCCGCCAACCGTTTGTTTCCTGCAACCCGCCTGCGCCGCAACCGTCGTGATGATTTCTCGCGTCGACTGGTCCGTGAAAACGTGTTGACCGCCGATGACCTAATCCTGCCGGTGTTCGTGCTGGACGGTGAAAATCGTCGCGAAGCGGTGGCCTCCATGCCGGGCGTCGAACGCTTGACCATCGACCTTTTGCTGGAAGAAGCGGCCAAGTGGGTCGAGCTGGGGATTCCGGCGCTGGCCTTGTTCCCGGTGACGCCACCGGAGCTCAAATCCCTGGACGCCGCCGAAGCCTGGAACCCCAACGGTATCGCCCAGCGCGCCACCCGAGCACTGCGTGACCGGTTCCCGGAGTTGGGTGTGATCACCGACGTCGCTCTGGACCCGTTCACCACCCACGGTCAGGACGGCATTCTCGACGAAGAAGGCTACGTGCAGAACGACATTACCGTCGACGCACTGGTTAAACAGGCCCTGTCCCACGCCGAAGCCGGCGCTCAGGTGGTGGCCCCGTCGGACATGATGGACGGTCGCATCCAGGCGATCCGCGAAGCGCTGGAACTGGCCGATCACGTCAACGTGCGGATCATGGCCTACTCGGCGAAGTACGCCAGCGCCTATTACGGCCCGTTCCGCGATGCGGTCGGTTCGGCGCTGAACCTGGGCAAGGCCAACAAGGCCTCCTATCAGATGGACCCGGCCAACAGCAACGAAGCCCTGCACGAAGTGGCGGCGGACTTGTCAGAAGGCGCGGACATGGTCATGGTCAAGCCAGGCATGCCGTATCTGGATATCCTTTACCGGGTCAAGAAAGAATTCAAAGTGCCGACCTTTGTCTATCAGGTCAGCGGCGAGTACGCCATGCACATGGCGGCGATCCAGAATGGCTGGTTGAGCGAAGGGGTTATCCTCGAATCCCTGACCGCTTTTAAACGTGCAGGCGCTGATGGCATTCTGACTTACTTTGCCGTCCGCGCTGCTCAATTGTTACGAGAGCAAAAATAG
- a CDS encoding DedA family protein has product MLQQFLHDFGYFALFLGTFFEGETILVLAGFLAFRGYMDINLVVVVAFFGSYAGDQLWYFLGRKHGRKLLARKPRWQLMGDRALEHIRKHPDIWVLSFRFVYGLRTVMPVAIGLSGYPPGRYLLLNGIGAAIWATALAAASYHFGAVLEGMLGSIKKYELWVLGALLILGFVLWLRRRFKNARLAKQIYADEQALKAEQAKSSEPTTPIE; this is encoded by the coding sequence ATGCTCCAACAATTTCTGCATGACTTCGGCTACTTTGCCCTGTTCCTCGGCACGTTTTTCGAAGGCGAAACCATTCTGGTGCTCGCAGGCTTCCTCGCGTTCCGCGGATACATGGACATCAATCTGGTAGTCGTCGTGGCGTTCTTCGGCAGTTATGCCGGCGATCAGCTGTGGTACTTCCTGGGGCGCAAGCACGGGCGCAAATTGCTCGCACGTAAACCGCGCTGGCAACTGATGGGTGATCGGGCGCTGGAACATATCCGCAAGCACCCGGACATCTGGGTGTTGAGCTTCCGTTTTGTCTATGGCCTGCGCACCGTGATGCCAGTGGCGATCGGGCTGTCGGGCTATCCGCCGGGACGTTATCTGCTACTCAACGGGATTGGCGCCGCGATCTGGGCCACGGCGCTGGCCGCAGCCTCTTATCACTTCGGCGCGGTGCTCGAAGGCATGCTGGGCAGTATCAAGAAATACGAGCTGTGGGTGCTGGGCGCCCTGCTGATACTGGGCTTTGTTCTGTGGCTGCGGCGGCGCTTCAAGAATGCCCGCCTGGCAAAGCAGATCTACGCCGACGAGCAGGCATTGAAAGCCGAACAGGCCAAGTCCAGCGAACCGACGACGCCCATCGAGTGA
- the elbB gene encoding isoprenoid biosynthesis glyoxalase ElbB, with product MSKKIAVILSGCGVYDGAEIHESVITLLRLDQRGAQVQCFAPDISQLQVINHLTGEEMPEARNVLVESARIARGNIKDIREASVEDFDALIVPGGFGSAKNLSNFAVDGAGCSVQADVLALTEAFAEAGKPVGLICISPALAAKIYGPGVTCTIGNDAETAAAMNKMGATHAECAVTDIVEDKARKLVSTPAYMLAQSISEAASGINKLVDRVLELTHENDE from the coding sequence ATGAGCAAAAAAATTGCAGTGATCCTTTCCGGCTGCGGCGTGTACGACGGCGCCGAGATCCACGAAAGCGTGATCACTCTGCTGCGGCTGGATCAGCGCGGTGCCCAGGTGCAGTGTTTCGCACCCGATATCTCGCAATTGCAGGTGATCAACCACCTGACCGGCGAAGAAATGCCCGAGGCGCGCAACGTGCTGGTGGAGTCGGCGCGAATCGCTCGGGGCAACATCAAGGACATCCGCGAGGCCAGCGTCGAAGACTTCGATGCGCTGATCGTTCCTGGCGGATTTGGATCGGCCAAGAACCTGTCGAACTTTGCCGTCGACGGCGCCGGTTGCAGCGTTCAGGCTGACGTCCTGGCGTTGACCGAAGCGTTCGCCGAAGCCGGCAAACCGGTGGGGCTGATCTGCATCTCACCGGCCCTGGCGGCCAAGATCTACGGCCCGGGTGTGACTTGCACCATCGGCAACGATGCCGAAACCGCCGCCGCGATGAACAAGATGGGCGCCACCCATGCCGAGTGCGCAGTGACCGACATCGTCGAAGACAAGGCGCGCAAGCTGGTGAGCACTCCGGCGTACATGCTGGCGCAATCGATCAGCGAGGCCGCTTCCGGCATCAATAAACTGGTCGACCGGGTGCTGGAACTGACCCACGAAAACGACGAATAA
- a CDS encoding YaiI/YqxD family protein produces the protein MRVWIDADACPRAAKDLVVKFALKRQFEVVLVAGQPQIKPGLALVKLIVVPSGPDAADDYLVEYAVPGELVICSDVPLADRLVKKGVAALDPRGKEFDAQNMGDRLAVRNLFTDLREQGQMSGGPAPFGEREKQAFANALDRILTRLSRR, from the coding sequence ATGCGCGTGTGGATCGATGCCGACGCCTGCCCGCGGGCAGCCAAGGATCTGGTGGTGAAGTTCGCCCTCAAACGCCAGTTCGAAGTGGTGCTGGTGGCCGGTCAGCCGCAGATCAAACCGGGCCTCGCCCTGGTGAAGCTGATCGTGGTGCCCAGCGGTCCGGATGCCGCCGATGATTACCTGGTGGAATACGCGGTGCCGGGTGAACTGGTGATTTGCAGCGATGTGCCGCTGGCGGACCGGCTGGTAAAGAAGGGCGTAGCGGCGCTGGATCCACGGGGCAAGGAGTTCGATGCGCAGAACATGGGGGATCGATTGGCGGTGCGTAACCTGTTCACCGATCTGCGCGAGCAGGGCCAGATGAGTGGTGGACCGGCCCCGTTTGGCGAGCGTGAGAAGCAGGCGTTCGCCAATGCGCTGGATCGGATACTCACGCGGCTGTCGCGTAGGTAA